Proteins co-encoded in one Dyella japonica A8 genomic window:
- a CDS encoding general secretion pathway protein GspK has protein sequence MHRQRGVALLVVLWACTLLAILVGGYAVLARTEGLQARYQFAQTQAHYAAEAGVMRAIYALQDPQAEQRWIPDGRRYPFAFDGAKVSISIISETGKVDLNAASPDVLQNLFRAAGMSDMDAQSLTRNIVDWRSFSYSPPGTVPNAAYANAGLDYGPRHGPFGTVEELQMVLGMNPKVYRAVASQVTLWSGRPTPDPNTAPPLALAAIPGMTPAQAQAIAASRGSGAPQQGLAAIQGVTHSIRSEATLADGTRAVLRATVRLQGIRPGALPYTVLRWQEGEGE, from the coding sequence GTGCACCGTCAACGTGGCGTGGCCCTGCTCGTGGTGTTGTGGGCGTGCACGCTGCTGGCGATCCTGGTGGGCGGCTACGCGGTGCTGGCGCGCACCGAGGGCCTGCAGGCGCGTTACCAGTTTGCGCAGACCCAGGCGCACTACGCGGCGGAAGCCGGCGTGATGCGGGCCATCTACGCCCTGCAGGATCCCCAGGCGGAGCAGCGGTGGATTCCCGACGGCCGCCGTTATCCGTTCGCGTTCGACGGTGCCAAGGTCAGCATCAGCATCATCAGTGAAACCGGCAAGGTGGATCTCAATGCCGCCTCGCCCGACGTGCTGCAGAACCTGTTCCGCGCCGCCGGCATGTCCGACATGGACGCGCAATCACTGACCCGCAATATCGTCGACTGGCGCAGCTTTTCCTATTCACCGCCGGGCACGGTGCCCAATGCCGCCTACGCCAACGCCGGGCTGGACTACGGTCCCCGGCATGGCCCGTTCGGCACCGTCGAGGAACTGCAGATGGTGCTGGGCATGAATCCCAAGGTCTATCGGGCCGTGGCTTCGCAGGTCACCCTGTGGTCGGGCCGCCCCACACCCGATCCGAACACGGCGCCACCGCTGGCCCTGGCGGCCATTCCCGGCATGACGCCGGCACAGGCGCAGGCCATCGCGGCCTCCCGCGGGAGCGGTGCCCCGCAGCAGGGCCTAGCTGCGATACAGGGAGTGACGCATAGTATTCGTTCGGAGGCCACGCTGGCTGACGGTACGCGCGCGGTGCTGCGCGCGACGGTGCGATTACAGGGCATTCGCCCGGGCGCCTTGCCGTATACCGTGCTGCGCTGGCAGGAGGGAGAGGGAGAATGA
- a CDS encoding PilN domain-containing protein, whose product MSTPPLQLQLQLDRARRAWRGSPMPRFFAWWGGELRALLPAGWRDRFGGGQAWYLLQLDGEEWTLRKAGDAPVLARWNSQLDAASQQVAFKDALRGVDAEDLRMALCLDGANVLRPRLSLPLAARDNLAQIGAFEMDRQTPFRVEQVRYDVRELRTPAPAGRFAAELVVVPRQTLDPILSKLTASGLPVDAVDVAADADRLGANLLPAELTPRRRHPRQRLNLALGAAAIVLLLLSLVQFLHNRESALEQMRTDVEAMRADAQQVANLRQQLQDNAGAAGFLAQRKAHTISALAVLQDISERLPTTAWLERLSIDNNGQLGFQGQSPQAARLVDAFKGSTVITDANFQGTIQVDPSTGKERFYMVAQLRKPNDAKAAKAAPATAGSTR is encoded by the coding sequence ATGAGCACGCCACCGCTGCAGTTGCAGTTGCAGCTCGACCGCGCGCGCCGCGCCTGGCGTGGCTCGCCCATGCCGCGCTTCTTCGCGTGGTGGGGCGGCGAGTTGCGGGCGCTGCTGCCGGCCGGCTGGCGCGACCGTTTCGGCGGCGGCCAGGCGTGGTACCTCCTGCAACTGGACGGCGAGGAATGGACCTTGCGCAAGGCGGGCGATGCGCCGGTGCTGGCGCGCTGGAACAGCCAGCTCGATGCAGCCAGCCAGCAGGTGGCGTTCAAGGATGCACTGCGCGGCGTGGACGCCGAAGACCTGCGCATGGCGCTGTGCCTGGATGGCGCGAACGTGCTCCGTCCCCGCCTGAGCCTGCCGCTGGCCGCGCGTGACAATCTTGCGCAGATCGGCGCGTTCGAGATGGATCGCCAGACACCGTTCCGCGTCGAACAGGTGCGTTACGACGTGCGCGAGCTGCGCACGCCAGCGCCGGCCGGCCGCTTCGCCGCGGAGCTGGTGGTGGTGCCGCGCCAGACGCTGGATCCCATCCTGTCGAAACTGACCGCCTCCGGTCTGCCGGTGGATGCGGTGGACGTAGCGGCCGACGCCGATCGCCTGGGCGCCAACCTGTTGCCGGCGGAACTCACGCCGCGCCGCAGGCATCCGCGGCAGCGCCTGAACCTCGCGTTGGGTGCGGCGGCCATCGTGTTGCTGCTGCTGTCGCTCGTGCAATTCCTGCACAACCGCGAGAGCGCACTGGAGCAGATGCGCACCGATGTCGAAGCCATGCGCGCCGATGCGCAGCAGGTGGCGAATCTGCGCCAGCAGTTGCAGGACAACGCCGGTGCCGCAGGCTTCCTTGCCCAGCGCAAGGCGCACACCATTTCCGCGCTGGCCGTACTGCAGGACATCAGCGAACGGCTGCCGACCACGGCGTGGCTGGAGCGCCTGAGCATCGACAACAACGGGCAGCTCGGCTTCCAGGGCCAGAGCCCGCAGGCCGCGCGCCTGGTCGATGCGTTCAAGGGTTCCACCGTCATCACCGATGCGAACTTCCAGGGCACCATCCAGGTGGATCCTTCCACCGGCAAGGAACGCTTCTACATGGTCGCGCAGCTGCGCAAGCCCAATGACGCCAAGGCGGCCAAGGCGGCGCCGGCCACCGCGGGGAGCACCCGATGA